TTTTCAATTTCATCCCCCTAGCTACTTATTCCCTCCTTTCCAACTCTACACTAACCGATTGCCCAACCTTCTTTTCTTTTGAACCCGTTTCCTCCCGTGTCTTGACTACAATACGTGTTAAAGTCGAAGAGCTTTACAGGCTTGAGTTAGAGGTACTTGAGCTTCTACCTCTCGAGGTGGAGGTAGAGGAGGGACAGCGCAAATTCAGGACTAATGTTTGTTCTACTACCACTTAcaccatgtatcatcatgttggAGGTATTTATATTTATTCTTTCCCTCCCAGTACTAGTTTTCCTCCCTTTTTTGCAACAAGGCGCCTTAGGGTAAGACCAAGACAACAAACTACTGCCCACACAACTGTCTCTAGGCATTAACCCAAAACTCTTGTATGGCAAAGGAACAATTTCTCTATTATGTAGAATTGCACGACCTGTCGCAAGTACATCTACCTCAATAGTGAGGAACATTAAGGAGGGATATTGTTCAGATAGCTCGCAATAATACGGTGCGATCACCTTGCACGGTCCACACCATGCTGCACTAAAATTTATTTGCTAAGACCTGTCAAAAGAGTATGAATACAATATATAatgcaattttattttatttttcatttattaTTCGGTTTTTGAAGTTGTGAATTATGACCCTTTTATATTGTTCAGCTATTGTAGGTGCTTATTGGTGATTGACGTGCAAACTCACAAGTAGAGCGAATACTCCTATACTCGTTTTGTACTCATATATATACTTGTAACTTGTAAGTAGTATAGGAGTTTTCTATATTGTTGCTTTGTCAATTGTAGACACATGGTGTTTTATGCAGCATTTGGATGATAGAAAAACACTGAGAAGTTTGAATGCTTAATGTCGGGTTAAACTATTTTATGCGAAATGTCAGGACAGTATTCCTAATGATATCGGCATTGCAACATCAAGCTTCCTAGTTAAAAACTCCACACCAACCTCTCATTTTTTTTCAGATAAACTAATAATGTGTGTATGGTTGGTACATAATGTATATAAAAGCAAATATGCAGGTAGAAAATGATGAATAAGTGCACATGCAAGTAACTAGTCATATATTCCCCTATCACTCGTATTTGTCCATCTTTTATGTTCTCGAGTAAATAACCGTCGACGGAACAACTCCAATGCTAAGTTAAAATTCGACTAGCTTGGAGTTGCCACATCATATTTACAAACAAATACTATTGTCAAGCTACAAATTCCTCGATGCTCATATACTCACTAATACGATACTGAGTAGTCCTCTTTTAATTTTGTACGTTAGTATGGAGCAGTGCGAGGAGGGGAGGTATAGTTTAGATTATTCGTATCAATTAAAACTCTATTTTTTCATAAATTATTAAGAGGAAAGAAAAGAGCTACCTACATCTACATTAATTAggataataataatttatatatGAAATTTATTTTATACCGTACATATGAATTCTATAAATTGATTCCCAAAATTCCAGAACAAAAACACAAGCAGGAGCGGCTGCTGTTGAATCTCTTCAACAAGGTTTGTTCCATTGAATTTCAATCGCAACGTTTCGTTATATATTTATTCTTATTTCCAGTTTTTTTCCTTGTTTGCATAACCTTTGCTTATCAGTTTTCCCTCAATTGTAATTCTTACTGTATAGGAAAATCACCATGGCACTTGCAGATTCATCTTCACCTTCACTTTCACCTTGTTCAGGTATGTATGATATTAATTACATTAATTTTCCTCTAATACGATATTGAGTAGTCCTCATTCAATTTTGTTCGCCAGATGACCTAGTACTTCCGGATTGTATCAAAATTCTTGGTATAACCGACGATGATGATTTGTTACAATACGGGATGAATACGACGACGACATTAGTAAAAAATATTGGGTATACAAGTGGTTCTGCTGTTGCTCTTGTGGGTAATTTGGTGTATGTTGTTGGTGGTCATGATAATAATGATTTCCCCACCTCCCTGGTTGTGTTTTATGATATTACCGAGTCATCCATTTCCTTGCCTCTTGCCAAACACCAAGGACCCTCTCTTAATTCTCCTAAATTTGTTCCTAAATTAATTGTTATGGGTTCTAAGTTGTTTGCTTTCTCTCGCCGATTCCTACGTGATATGCCTTGCCCTAACCCCTCCTCTCTATATCAATCCTCCCCTTTAGCTGCACCTGAAAGCCTTCCTATTTGTGAATTTCTCGACACATCATCACCCTTTAATAAATGGTGCTCCATTACCTCCTTCCCAATTCTCCCACCCCCCAAAACCAAAGGTCTTCATGCCTACGCCATTTCTTCATATGCTGTACAACCTAATAAGGATGTCCTATTTCTCTCATTCGGTCTTCGTTTTGACAGTGTCGGAGTTTTCTCCATAAGTTACAACCATTCCTTGGATTTTTGGACCAATGTCCATCCTTTGCCACTCCCCTTTGTTGGAGAAGGCCAATTTATTGATGACGTTTGCTTTGGGTTTCCATGTGGAATGGATACACACTATCGTATTCGTGACTATGTTGTGTCTTATAGGGTTATTGTTGAGTATGACTGTGCCGATACTTTCCAATTCATCCCACTAGCTAAGTATTCCCTCCTTTCCAACTCTACACTAACCAACTACCCAACCTTGTTTTCTTTCCAACTCGTTTCCTCCCGTATCTTGACTACAATACGTGTTAAACCCCATCACTATTCATCGGATTACTCACTTGAGTTAGAGGTACTTGAGCTTCTACCTCTCAAAGTAGAGAAGAAACAAGTCGAGGACATGGAAGAAATCATTCTTCATCCGAGTCATGTTTGTTCTACTACCACTTACACCATGTATGATCATCATTTTCGAGGTATTTATTCTTTCCCTCCCAATActagttttctttcttttttgctCACTGTTTTTTTGTTGTTCTCCCTTTTTTCTTTGAGCCTTGATAATAAGTGGTGTTACTTGGTAAGTTGGTATTGATCCCCGTTTCCCTGATGTTATATTGAAGGTGAACTATGTTTATGAATTATGAATGGTTGGTGGGTTAGTATGCTGTTTTGATTTCCAGTTCCTTCTCAATTTCCTAACTTTTTTTTAGTAGCTTATCTTTTATTATGGACTAACTTCATAACCAGTTTGTCAAACATTGTTGCCCAGCAACTCTATCATTTTCTCCCGTAGCGTTTCATTCCTTCTTAGCTTAATATGGTAAATCATAGCTTGCATACTGGCAGCATGATTCCATTCCACATTCCACATATAGAACTTGAGATTTGATAATTTCAAAGTCAAGCAAAACCCCATAAGAAGTTACAGCATTGCCAGTTGCTGCGCAGGTGTGTCTTGGAACATGAACCATGCTAAAACCATTAGAGCTTTGGTGCGCAACACTGCAAACACTTGTTGCAACGCCAAATGCACATCAAGAGTTGTTTTAGCTTTGTGTTTTTAGCCTTAAATTCAACTTGGCCTTTTACACAACTCCCTCAATGATCTCATTGCTCCCCCTGATCAAGTACAAGGCTTGCATTGCACAATTGAGAATTTAATGGCCTCATTCTGTCTTCTTTCCTGTTCATAATAATGATAACTAAGACATTCAGCTCATCAATAGTGAGGAACAATTTCTCTATTATGTAGAATTGCATGACTGCCACAAGTTCGTCTACCTCAATAGTGAGGAACATTAAGAACGGATATTGTTGAGATGGCTCGCAATAATACGGTGCAATCACCTTGCACGGTCCACACCATGCTGCACTAAAATTTGCCAAGACCTGTCAAAAGAGTGTGAATACAATATATACGAGGGGGGGACTACTGTTGCCTAATTGTAatgcaattttattttatttttcatttattcGGGTTTTCAAGTTGTGGATTATTGATCCTTTTATAATGTTCAGCTATTGTAGGTGCTTATTGGTGAAAGCACGACTTGAGAGCAAACTCCAAACTTGTTGAGACTTTTGTGTTGGAAGACCTGCGATGAGGTGCAACTCACAAGTAGAGCGAATAGCCGAATACTACTCACAAAGAACattaaacgtaaacaaatgaaacggAGAGGGTATAACGAAGGATTACTCTAGCATCATGCATGGACCAACAGTCACGACCCAGGCTTTGATATATTTCCTCAAGTCCAAACATCCAAACGGTTGTA
The Silene latifolia isolate original U9 population chromosome 11, ASM4854445v1, whole genome shotgun sequence genome window above contains:
- the LOC141612520 gene encoding uncharacterized protein LOC141612520, whose translation is MALADSSSPSLSPCSDDLVLPDCIKILGITDDDDLLQYGMNTTTTLVKNIGYTSGSAVALVGNLVYVVGGHDNNDFPTSLVVFYDITESSISLPLAKHQGPSLNSPKFVPKLIVMGSKLFAFSRRFLRDMPCPNPSSLYQSSPLAAPESLPICEFLDTSSPFNKWCSITSFPILPPPKTKGLHAYAISSYAVQPNKDVLFLSFGLRFDSVGVFSISYNHSLDFWTNVHPLPLPFVGEGQFIDDVCFGFPCGMDTHYRIRDYVVSYRVIVEYDCADTFQFIPLAKYSLLSNSTLTNYPTLFSFQLVSSRILTTIRVKPHHYSSDYSLELEVLELLPLKVEKKQVEDMEEIILHPSHVCSTTTYTMYDHHFRAIVGAYW